Proteins encoded in a region of the Marinomonas maritima genome:
- a CDS encoding TetR/AcrR family transcriptional regulator encodes MKSDQKTNSKKNHNEGKNSQIDWLEFALEVLVTKGPDSLKITPLCDLKGVTKGSFYHHFQNRENFIDALMEHWYQKMTLDFIAQANTQESALDRLNKLDQVIASHNILAEMHIRAWALKDKSIAQHLGKIDQQRQDYLASCYLELGVEKQTAKDIALMAYANFLGMQQVHPTPTLETVLRVTAMASKAFLPTPPLANTSEQMKSV; translated from the coding sequence ATGAAAAGCGATCAAAAAACAAACAGCAAAAAAAATCATAATGAGGGTAAAAATAGCCAAATTGATTGGCTTGAATTTGCCTTAGAAGTATTGGTTACAAAAGGCCCGGATTCATTAAAAATAACCCCTTTATGCGATTTAAAAGGCGTCACGAAAGGCTCTTTTTATCACCATTTTCAAAACCGAGAAAATTTTATCGATGCATTAATGGAACATTGGTATCAAAAAATGACGCTGGATTTTATAGCTCAAGCCAATACACAAGAATCCGCCCTTGACCGTCTTAACAAACTGGATCAAGTCATTGCTAGTCACAATATACTGGCCGAAATGCATATCAGAGCGTGGGCCTTAAAAGATAAGAGCATCGCCCAGCATTTAGGAAAAATAGACCAACAAAGACAAGACTATTTAGCCAGCTGCTACCTTGAACTAGGGGTGGAAAAACAAACAGCAAAAGACATAGCGTTGATGGCCTATGCAAACTTTTTAGGCATGCAACAAGTGCACCCTACACCGACGTTAGAAACCGTTTTGAGAGTAACCGCTATGGCATCAAAAGCGTTTTTA
- a CDS encoding DUF2867 domain-containing protein yields the protein MSWLFPNIRSLKKPLSDRLANKAQAPYFREALSVRIEKTTLTPSQLQHSIFAYMPTWVTVLMRIRNKIVKLFGFTVGADNLRPTSDELAIGDKAGFLTISEKYENEIISYSEDRHMSFYLSVLKQSDQVIISTLVNQKTFIGRLYVNSILPFHYVIARTVINNAIKDNRI from the coding sequence ATGTCATGGCTTTTTCCCAATATACGATCACTTAAAAAGCCGTTAAGTGATCGTTTAGCAAATAAAGCTCAAGCACCTTACTTTCGTGAAGCTCTAAGTGTACGCATCGAGAAAACAACGCTCACACCAAGCCAATTACAACATAGTATTTTTGCTTATATGCCTACGTGGGTAACCGTTTTAATGCGTATTCGTAACAAAATAGTCAAACTATTTGGGTTCACCGTTGGTGCGGATAACTTAAGACCCACGAGTGACGAGCTCGCTATTGGAGACAAAGCGGGATTCTTAACAATTAGTGAAAAGTATGAAAATGAAATTATTTCCTATTCTGAAGACAGACACATGAGTTTTTACCTGTCTGTTTTAAAACAGTCCGATCAGGTCATCATATCGACCCTTGTGAATCAGAAAACCTTCATTGGGCGCCTCTATGTCAATAGTATTTTGCCCTTTCACTATGTCATAGCTCGTACTGTTATTAACAATGCAATAAAAGACAACAGAATATGA